Genomic segment of Amphibacillus xylanus NBRC 15112:
ATTGCTATTGGCGATTCAATCGTATCCCTGTTATAATTGAGATTGTGCAAACTTGAATTTGCAATAAATAGTTTAAAGGATATGATCGAAATGACCAAAAGTCATTTAATAAAAGAAAAGCTAATTTCAATTGTCGGTGCTGATCATCTTTTAATTGATGAACAGATACGAAACCATACGTATACTAAACTTGGCGGTGCAGCTGATTTCTTTGTGATGCCAGAGTCAGTTGAACAAATTCAAGAGATTGTTCGTTTTGCAAATGAAGCAAAAGTTCCTTTTACGTTATTAGGGAATGGATCAAATTTAATTGTTCGTGATGGTGGTATTCGTGGAATTGTCATGAACCTAAAAAAACTAAATACAATTCGACATCAAGGAGATATGGTGATTGCGGAAAGTGGTGCAAGCATCATTGATACATCCTATTATGCACTTAAACAATCGCTATCTGGCTTGGAATTTGCTTGTGGAATTCCAGGTACAGTTGGGGGCGCATTGTATATGAATGCGGGTGCATATGGAGGAGAAATTAAAGATTGCTTAGACCATGCGATTGTCATTGATCGCTCAGGTGAACTACTGACATTAAAGAATGAGCAATTTGATTTTGACTATCGAACAAGTAATATTCCAG
This window contains:
- the murB gene encoding UDP-N-acetylmuramate dehydrogenase; the protein is MTKSHLIKEKLISIVGADHLLIDEQIRNHTYTKLGGAADFFVMPESVEQIQEIVRFANEAKVPFTLLGNGSNLIVRDGGIRGIVMNLKKLNTIRHQGDMVIAESGASIIDTSYYALKQSLSGLEFACGIPGTVGGALYMNAGAYGGEIKDCLDHAIVIDRSGELLTLKNEQFDFDYRTSNIPDNDYIVVEAHFKLTEGNPAEIKAIMDDLTEKRESKQPLEYPSCGSVFKRPPGYFAGKLIQDSGLQGKGLGGAEVSTKHAGFIVNKDNATATDYIAVIEMVRKTVKEKFGVELEREVRIIGEDE